A single window of Oreochromis aureus strain Israel breed Guangdong linkage group 7, ZZ_aureus, whole genome shotgun sequence DNA harbors:
- the cnot1 gene encoding CCR4-NOT transcription complex subunit 1 isoform X2, translating into MNLDSLSLALSQISYLVDNLTKKNYRASQQEIQHIVNRHGPEADRHLLRCLFSHVDFSGDGKSSGKDFHQTQFLIQECVSLISKPNFISTLCYAIDNPLHYQKSLKPSAHLFTQLSKVLKLSKVQEVIFGLALLNSSNTDLRGFAAQFIKQKLPDLLRSYVDADLGGNQEGGFQDIAIEVLHLLLSHLLFGQKGASGVGQEQIDAFLKTLCRDFPQERCPVVLAPLLYPEKRDILMDRILPDSGELAKTRMESSLAEFIQEVGYGFCASLDECRNIIVQYGVREVTASQVARVLGMMARTHSGLTDGIPLQSISAPGSGIWSDGKDKNDGSQSHTWNVEVLIDIVKEVNPNLNFKEVTYELDHPGFIIRDSKGLQIVVFGILRGLGIESFPVDLIYRPWKHAEGQLSFIQHSLMNPEVFCFADYPCHTVAIDILKAPPEDDNREIATWKSLDLVESLLRLSEVGQYEQVKQLFSFPIKHCPDMLVLALLQITTSWHTLRHELISTLMPIFLGNHPNSAIILHYAWHGQGQSPSIRQLIMHSMAEWYMRGEQYDQAKLSRILDVAQDLKSLSMLLNGTPFAFVIDLAALASRREYLKLDKWLTDKIREHGEPFIQACVTFLKRRCPSIMGGLAPDKDQPKSAQLPPETLATMLACLQSCAGVSQELSETILTMVANCSNVMNKARQPPPGVMPKGRAPSTSTLDAISPVQMDPLSGIGGLNLGPTATSHNPSISFPTPVNTPFNNPQSPAKAFPPLPNPNPSTPFGSISGLPSQLPGALGTGIGPGLGMPAGSTDPFGPRKMSTPGLNPPTFQQTDLSQVWPEANQHFSKEIDDEANSYFQRIYNHPPHPTMSVDEVLEMLQRFKDSTIKREREVFNCMLRNLFEEYRFFPQYPDKELHITACLFGGIIEKGLVTYMALGLALRYVLEALRKPYGSKMYYFGIAALDRFKNRLKDYPQYCQHLASIGHFLQFPHHLQECVQYIEYGQQSRDPPVKMQGSITTPGSLALVQAQAQSQQPAGLKAPQPGQPSTLVTTTTTTTTASKTSTIARPTPSNFKKDVPPSINTTNIDTLLVATDQTERIVEPPENVQEKIAFIFNNLSQSNMTQKVEELKETVKEEFMPWVSQYLVMKRVSIEPNFHSLYSNFLDTLKNPEFVKMVLNETYRNIKVLLTSDKAAANFSDRSLLKNLGHWLGMITLAKNKPILYTDLEVKSLLLEAYVKGQQELLYVVPFVAKVLESSVRSMVFRPQNPWTMAIMNVLAELHQEHDLKLNLKFEIEVLCKNLSLDINELKPGNLLKDKEKLKNLEEQLSAPKKEAKPPEEMLPVSTAGDFVPFAAPPSTPAATTTTCATTGPPTPQFSYHDINVYALAGLAPHININVNIPLLQAHPQLKQCVRQSVERAVQELVHPVVDRSIKIAMTTCEQIIRKDFALDSEESRMRVAAHHMMRNLTAGMAMITCREPLLMSIATNLKNSFAAALRAPTPQQRDMMEEAAARIAQDNCELACCFIQKTAVEKAGPEMDKRLATEFELRKHARQEGRRYCDPVVLTYQAERMPEQIRLKVGGVDPKQLAVYEEFARNVPGFLPSNDLSQPTGFLAQPMKQQAWATDDVAQIYDKCIADLEQHLHAIPPALAMNPLTQALRSLLEAVALARNSRDGIAALGLLQKAVEGLLDATSGADADLLLRYRECHLLVLKALQDGRAYGPQWCNKQITRCLIECRDEYKYNVEAVELLIRNHLVNMQQYDLHLAQSMENGLHYMAVAFAMQLVKLLLVDERSVSHVTEADLFHTIETLMRTCAHSRANAPEGLPQLMDVVRSNYEAMIDRAHGGPNFMMHSGISQASEYDDPPGLREKAEYLLREWVNLYHSAAAGRDSTKAFSAFVGQMHQQGILKTDDLITRFFRLCTEMCVEISYRAQAEQQHNPAASAAIIRAKCYHNLDAFVRLIALLVKHSGEATNTVTKINLLNKVLGIVVGVLIQDHDVRQTEFQQLPYHRIFIMLLLELNAPEHVLETINFQTLTAFCNTFHILRPTKAPGFVYAWLELISHRIFIARMLAHTPQQKGWPMYAQLLIDLFKYLAPFLRNVELNKPMQILYKGTLRVLLVLLHDFPEFLCDYHYGFCDVIPPNCIQLRNLILSAFPRNMRLPDPFTPNLKVDMLSEINIAPRILTNFTGVMPSQFKKDLDSYLKTRSPVTFLSELRSNLQVSNEPGNRYNIQLINALVLYVGTQAIAHIHNKGSTPSMSTITHSAHMDIFQNLAVDLDTEGRYLFLNAIANQLRYPNSHTHYFSCTMLYLFAEANTEAIQEQITRVLLERLIVNRPHPWGLLITFIELIKNPAFKFWSHDFVHCAPEIEKLFQSVAQCCMGQKQAQQVMEGTGAS; encoded by the exons AGTTTGAAGCCGTCTGCTCACTTATTCACTCAACTGAGCAAAGTTCTTAAGCTCAGCAAAGTCCAAGAG GTTATATTTGGCCTTGCTCTGCTCAACTCCAGCAACACAGACCTTCGTGGCTTTG CTGCTCAGTTCATCAAGCAGAAACTTCCAGACCTCCTGCGGTCATACGTTGACGCAGATCTTGGAGGAAACCAAGAAGGTGGCTTCCAAGACATTGCCATAGAGGTGCTGCACCTACTGCTCTCCCATCTACTGTTTGGACAGAAGGGAGCCAGTGGGGTAGGGCAAGAGCAGATTGACGCCTTCCTAAAAACACTTTGCCGAG ATTTCCCCCAGGAGCGCTGTCCTGTGGTGCTCGCACCACTGCTGTACCCTGAAAAACGGGACATTCTCATGGACAGGATCCTGCCTGACTCGGGGGAGTTAGCTAAGACCAGGATGGAGAGTTCTCTTGCAGAATTCATTCAAGAAGTTGGCTATGGTTTCTGTGCTAG tCTGGACGAGTGCAGAAACATAATCGTCCAATATGGGGTGAGAGAGGTGACAGCCAGCCAGGTAGCCAGAGTCCTGGGCATGATGGCTCGTACCCACTCTGGTCTAACTGACGGCATCCCACTACAG TCTATCTCCGCTCCAGGAAGTGGTATCTGGAGCGATGGGAAAGATAAGAACGATGGTTCGCAGTCACATACGTGGAACGTTGAGGTACTCATCGACATTGTCAAAGAAGTG AATCCCAATCTCAACTTCAAAGAGGTGACATATGAACTGGACCACCCGGGCTTTATAATCCGAGATAGCAAAGGCCTGCAGATAGTGGTGTTTGGGATCCTGAGAGGGCTGGGCATTGAAAGTTTCCCTGTGGATCTCATCTATCGGCCTTGGAAACATGCTGAGGGACAG tTGTCATTCATTCAACACTCCCTGATGAACCCGGAAGTGTTTTGCTTTGCCGACTACCCTTGTCACACTGTGGCCATTGACATCCTCAAGGCCCCACCAGAGGATGACAATAGAGAGATTGCCACATG GAAAAGTCTTGATCTGGTGGAGAGTCTGCTTCGACTGTCTGAGGTGGGCCAGTATGAGCAGGTGAAGCAGCTGTTCAGCTTCCCGATCAAACACTGCCCAGATATGTTGGTGCTGGCATTACTGCAGATTACCACCTCATGGCACACACTGCGCCACGAGCTCATCTCCACCCTGATGCCCATCTTTTTGGGAAATCACCCCAACTCTGCCATTATCCTGCACTACGCCTGGCATGGACAG GGACAGTCTCCTTCCATACGTCAGCTAATTATGCATTCGATGGCTGAATGGTACATGAGAGGGGAGCAGTATGACCAAGCAAAGTTATCTCGCATCCTGGATGTGGCCCAAGACTTAAAG TCTCTATCAATGCTGCTGAATGGTACTCCGTTTGCCTTTGTTATTGATCTCGCTGCACTTGCCTCGCGTCGTGAATACCTCAAACTTGATAAATGGCTTACTGACAAAATTAGAGAGCACGGG GAACCTTTCATCCAAGCTTGTGTGACGTTCTTGAAGAGGCGCTGTCCATCCATTATGGGGGGTTTGGCTCCTGACAAGGACCAGCCCAAAAGTGCCCAGTTACCTCCAGAGACTTTAGCCACCATGCTAGCCTGCTTGCAGTCATGTGCTGG TGTATCCCAGGAGTTGTCGGAGACTATCCTGACGATGGTGGCTAATTGCAGCAATGTAATGAATAAAGCCCGACAGCCACCACCAGGTGTAATGCCAAAGGGACGTGCCCCGAGCACCAGCACCCTAGATGCCATCTCACCTGTACAG atggaccctCTGAGTGGCATTGGCGGTTTGAATTTGGGGCCCACAGCTACTTCCCACAATCCAAGCATAAGTTTCCCAACCCCAGTGAATACACCTTTCAATAATCCCCAGTCTCCAGCAAAAGCCTTTCCACCACTTCCCAATCCTAATCCCAGCACACCTTTTGGGAGCATTTCCGGCCTCCCTTCACAGCTCCCTG GTGCACTTGGCACGGGCATCGGTCCTGGTCTAGGGATGCCAGCAGGAAGCACTGATCCTTTTGGTCCCAGGAAGATGAGCACACCGGGCCTGAACCCACCAACCTTTCAGCAGA CCGACCTTTCTCAGGTGTGGCCCGAAGCAAACCAGCACTTTAGTAAGGAAATAGATGACGAAGCAAACAGTTACTTCCAGCGCATTTACAACCATCCACCTCACCCAACCATGTCTGTGGATGAA GTCTTGGAAATGCTGCAGAGGTTTAAGGATTCAACCATCAAGCGGGAGCGAGAGGTGTTCAACTGCATGCTTCGAAACCTGTTTGAGGAATACAGATTCTTCCCCCAGTACCCGGACAAGGAGCTGCATATCACTGCCTGTCTTTTTGGTGGAATAATCGAGAAGGGTCTTGTCACGTACATGGCCCTCGGTTTGGCCCTCCGATATGTTCTTGAAGCCTTAAGAAAACCGTACGGATCCAAAATGTATTACTTTGGAATTGCTGCCCTAGATCGGTTCAAAAACAG aCTAAAGGACTACCCTCAGTACTGTCAGCACCTGGCTTCAATTGGTCATTTCTTGCAATTCCCCCACCATTTACAAGAG TGTGTGCAGTATATTGAGTATGGACAACAGTCACGGGACCCTCCAGTGAAGATGCAGGGGTCCATCACCACACCTGGGAGCCTGGCTCTGGTACAAGCCCAGGCACAGTCACAGCAACCTGCCGGCCTTAAAGCCCCACAGCCAGGCCAGCCCAGCACCCTCGTCACAACCACCACCACGACAACCACGGCCTCCAAGACGTCCACGATCGCAAGACCGACACCCAGCAACTTCAAGAAGGATGTGCCT CCCTCCATAAACACTACCAACATTGACACCCTGCTGGTGGCTACTGACCAAACGGAAAGGATTGTAGAACCTCCGGAGAATGTCCAGGAGAAGATTGCTTTTATTTTCAACAACCTTTCTCAGTCCAACATGACTCAGAAG GTCGAGGAGTTGAAAGAGACGGTGAAAGAGGAGTTTATGCCCTGGGTGTCTCAGTACCTGGTGATGAAGCGAGTCAGCATCGAGCCCAACTTTCACAGCCTCTACTCAAACTTTTTGGACACACTCAAAAACCCCGAGTTTGTGAAGATGGTTCTTAATGAAACCTACAGGAACATCAAG GTGCTTCTGACCTCAGACAAGGCAGCTGCCAACTTCTCTGATCGCTCCCTGCTGAAGAACCTTGGCCACTGGTTAGGCATGATTACACTGGCCAAAAACAAGCCTATCCTTTACACA GATCTAGAAGTAAAGTCTTTGCTACTGGAAGCTTATGTGAAAGGCCAGCAGGAGCTGCTCTATGTGGTTCCCTTTGTGGCCAAAGTTTTGGAATCCAGCGTGCGAAGCATG GTTTTCAGACCCCAGAATCCTTGGACAATGGCCATCATGAATGTTCTCGCTGAGCTGCATCAGGAACATGACCTCAAG TTGAATTTGAAGTTTGAGATTGAAGTTCTGTGTAAGAACTTATCTTTGGACATCAACGAGCTGAAGCCAGGAAACCTGCTGAAGGACAAGGAGAAGCTAAAGAACCTCGAGGAGCAGCTATCGGCACCAAAGAAGGAGGCAAAACCTCCAGAGGAGATGCTGCCAGTCTCTACTGCAG GAGACTTTGTTCCATTTGCAGCTCCTCCCTCCACCCCAGCTGCAACCACCACCACTTGTGCAACGACCGGGCCCCCCACCCCGCAGTTTAGTTACCATGACATCAATGTGTATGCACTGGCAGGCCTGGCTCCCCACATCAATATAAATGTCAAC ATCCCTCTGCTGCAGGCTCATCCTCAGCTAAAGCAATGTGTGCGTCAATCAGTGGAGCGTGCCGTCCAGGAGCTGGTGCACCCTGTGGTCGATCGCTCTATCAAAATCGCAATGACAACCTGTGAGCAGATCATCAGGAAGGACTTTGCTCTGGATTCTGAAGAGTCCCGCATGCGTGTGGCTGCGCACCATATGATGAGAAACCTGACTGCTGGCATGGCCATGATCACCTGCCGTGAGCCTCTGCTCATGAGCATTGCCACCAACCTAAAGAATAgctttgctgcagctctgagG GCACCAACACCCCAACAGAGGGACATGATGGAAGAGGCTGCAGCCAGAATTGCTCAAGACAACTGTGAACTGGCTTGCTGTTTCATTCAGaaaacagcagtggagaagGCTGGCCCTGAAATGGACAAGAGACTAGCCACG GAGTTTGAGCTGAGGAAGCATGCACGCCAGGAGGGACGTCGCTATTGTGATCCCGTTGTTCTGACTTACCAGGCTGAACGTATGCCAGAGCAGATCAGGCTAAAG GTGGGAGGAGTGGACCCTAAGCAGCTGGCTGTGTATGAGGAGTTTGCTAGAAATGTTCCAGGTTTCTTACCAAGTAATGACCTTTCCCAACCGACTGGCTTCTTGGCTCAGCCCATGAAG CAACAGGCATGGGCGACGGATGATGTTGCTCAGATCTATGATAAGTGCATAGCAGACCTGGAGCAGCATCTTCATGCCATCCCTCCAGCGCTTGCCATGAACCCTCTTACCCAGGCCCTGCGGAGCTTGCTGGAAGCTGTGGCTCTGGCTAGAAACTCCAGGGATGGCATTGCAGCGCTTGGCTTGCTGCAGAAG GCTGTTGAAGGTCTTCTGGATGCTACGAGCGGCGCCGATGCCGACTTGCTGCTTCGCTATAGGGAGTGCCACCTGTTGGTGCTTAAAGCCCTCCAGGATGGACGTGCCTATGGCCCACAGTGGTGCAATAAGCAGATCACCAG GTGTCTGATTGAATGCCGTGACGAATACAAGTACAACGTCGAGGCGGTGGAGCTTTTGATCAGGAACCATCTTGTAAATATGCAGCAGTATGACCTGCACCTAGCACAG TCAATGGAAAATGGACTGCACTACATGGCGGTTGCATTTGCCATGCAGTTggtgaagctgctgctggtggaTGAACGCAGTGTGAGCCACGTCACAGAAGCTGACCTCTTCCACACAATTGAGACTTTAATGAGGACCTGTGCACACTCCAGAGCTAATGCACCTGAGGG GCTTCCCCAGCTGATGGATGTGGTTCGCTCCAACTATGAAGCCATGATTGACCGGGCCCACGGTGGACCCAACTTCATGATGCACTCTGGGATTTCACAGGCGTCAGAATATGATGATCCTCCAGGCTTGAGGGAGAAGGCAGAGTACCTCCTGAGGGAATGGGTCAACCTGTATcactcagctgctgctggcaggGATAGCACCAAAGCTTTCTCTGCCTTTGTTGGCCAG ATGCACCAGCAGGGAATTCTGAAGACGGATGACCTGATCACTCGCTTCTTCCGGCTGTGCACAGAAATGTGTGTGGAGATTAGCTATCGGGCACAAGCTGAACAGCAGCACAACCCAGCAGCCAGTGCAGCCATCATCAGAGCTAAATGTTACCACAACCTGGATGCATTTGTGAGGCTCATAGCCCTGCTGGTGAAACACTCTGGAGAGGCCACCAACACAGTGACAAAAATCAACCTCCTCAACAAG GTGCTCGGTATTGTAGTTGGCGTGTTGATCCAGGACCACGATGTTCGTCAGACTGAATTCCAGCAGCTGCCGTATCACCGCATTTTCATCATGCTGCTGTTGGAGCTCAACGCCCCTGAACATGTCCTGGAAACCATCAACTTCCAGACACTCACTGCCTTCTG CAATACCTTCCACATCCTGAGACCCACCAAAGCACCTGGTTTTGTGTACGCCTGGCTGGAACTGATTTCTCATCGCATCTTCATTGCCAGGATGCTTGCACACACCCCACAGCAGAAG GGTTGGCCCATGTACGCACAACTGTTGATTGATCTTTTCAAATACCTGGCCCCTTTCCTGAGGAACGTAGAGCTCAACAAACCTATGCAAATCCTCTACAAG GGCACGCTGCGAGTGCTCCTGGTTCTGCTTCACGACTTCCCAGAGTTTCTGTGCGATTACCATTATGGCTTCTGTGATGTCATCCCACCCAACTGCATCCAGCTCCGCAACCTCATCCTCAGTGCCTTTCCACGCAATATGAGGCTTCCTGACCCTTTCACACCCAATCTGAAG GTGGACATGCTGAGCGAGATCAACATCGCTCCACGGATCCTCACAAACTTCACAGGCGTGATGCCTTCACAGTTCAAAAAGGATCTGGACTCGTATCTGAAGACGCGCTCACCCGTGACGTTCCTGTCTGAGCTCCGTAGTAACCTGCAG GTGTCTAATGAACCAGGAAACCGCTACAACATCCAGCTGATCAATGCTCTAGTGTTGTATGTGGGGACACAGGCAATTGCTCACATTCACAATAAGGGCAGCACCCCCTCCATGAGCACCATCACCCACTCTGCTCACATGGACATCTTCCAGAATCTGGCTGTGGACCTGGACACTGAGG GGCGTTACCTGTTCTTGAATGCGATCGCCAATCAGCTGCGTTACCCCAACAGTCACACTCACTACTTCAGCTGCACGATGCTCTATCTGTTTGCCGAGGCCAACACTGAGGCCATCCAGGAGCAGATCACCAG GGTTCTGTTGGAGAGGCTGATAGTGAACAGGCCTCACCCGTGGGGTCTCCTCATCACCTTCATCGAGCTGATCAAGAATCCTGCCTTCAAGTTCTGGAGCCACGACTTTGTGCACTGTGCCCCTGAGATTGAAAA GCTGTTTCAGTCTGTCGCCCAGTGCTGCATGGGACAGAAGCAGGCCCAGCAGGTGATGGAGGGCACCGGTGCCAGCTAG